One Cedecea neteri DNA segment encodes these proteins:
- a CDS encoding DUF1127 domain-containing protein, producing the protein MGFEENHHRRPFYGLVMLYQYFRRSRQRRQALRALRELSPEQLRDMGLTRDDLSRWE; encoded by the coding sequence ATGGGCTTTGAAGAGAACCACCATCGCAGACCGTTTTATGGCCTGGTGATGCTTTACCAGTATTTTCGCCGCAGCCGCCAGCGCCGCCAGGCTTTGCGGGCGCTGCGCGAGCTGAGTCCGGAGCAACTCAGGGATATGGGGCTGACGAGGGATGATTTATCACGCTGGGAATAA
- the mtlR gene encoding mannitol operon repressor MtlR, which yields MQAKMEETQAFENRVLERLNAGKTVRSLLIAAVELLTEAVNILVLQVFRKDDYAVKYAVEPLLDGDGPLGDLSVRLKLIYGLGVLNRAEYEDCELLMALREELNHDGNEYSFTDDEMLGPFGELHCVTALPPTPTFVDGSDPELQAMQRQRYMQIVRSTMVLSLTELISRISLKKAFQK from the coding sequence ATGCAGGCAAAAATGGAAGAAACCCAGGCCTTTGAAAACCGCGTGCTTGAGCGACTGAATGCCGGCAAAACCGTAAGAAGCCTGCTGATTGCTGCCGTCGAGCTGTTAACCGAAGCGGTAAATATCCTGGTGCTGCAGGTGTTCCGCAAGGACGACTACGCGGTGAAATATGCGGTTGAGCCCCTGTTGGACGGCGACGGCCCGCTGGGCGACCTTTCGGTACGCCTGAAGCTTATCTACGGACTGGGCGTGTTGAATCGCGCTGAGTACGAAGACTGCGAGCTGCTGATGGCGCTCCGCGAAGAGCTGAACCACGACGGCAACGAGTACAGCTTTACCGATGACGAAATGCTTGGCCCGTTCGGCGAGCTGCACTGCGTGACGGCGCTCCCGCCGACGCCGACCTTCGTTGACGGCAGCGATCCTGAGCTGCAGGCGATGCAGCGTCAGCGCTACATGCAAATTGTTCGCTCCACAATGGTACTTTCCCTGACAGAGCTGATCTCCCGGATCAGCTTAAAAAAAGCCTTCCAGAAATAG
- a CDS encoding GNAT family N-acetyltransferase, with amino-acid sequence MSTILTPRLALNQITEADWPLFRYLQQQPDVMRYVADNRTEAEIRQAFDARLPDWQPGSRHWLCMVMRHRKTGVPIGVTGFILREDDIAEVGFLLDPPFHGQGYGYESLYEVCAFAFAEVGIRKLVATVTAGNVPSKKVLEKVGFQREGTLRENYWLNERWQDDWIFGLLAREFR; translated from the coding sequence ATGTCGACAATTTTGACACCTCGCCTGGCGCTCAACCAAATCACCGAAGCCGACTGGCCACTCTTCCGCTACCTGCAGCAGCAGCCGGACGTCATGCGCTACGTAGCCGATAACCGAACGGAGGCAGAGATCCGCCAGGCTTTTGACGCCCGTCTTCCCGACTGGCAGCCGGGCAGCCGCCACTGGCTCTGTATGGTGATGCGCCACCGCAAAACCGGCGTGCCGATTGGCGTCACCGGCTTCATCCTGCGCGAGGACGATATCGCGGAAGTCGGCTTTTTACTCGACCCGCCGTTTCACGGGCAAGGCTACGGGTATGAATCGCTGTACGAGGTGTGCGCCTTTGCGTTTGCGGAGGTAGGCATCCGCAAGCTTGTGGCCACGGTCACCGCCGGAAATGTTCCGTCGAAGAAAGTGCTGGAGAAAGTCGGGTTTCAGCGGGAAGGCACGCTGCGGGAAAACTACTGGCTGAATGAACGCTGGCAGGATGACTGGATTTTTGGCCTGTTGGCCCGGGAGTTCAGATAA
- a CDS encoding PLP-dependent aminotransferase family protein, with product MTRYQHLATLLAERIEQGLYQSGERLPSVRSLSSEHGVSISTVQQAYHVLEDQQLISPQPRSGYFVSPRKAVPPLPRLSRPARWPVEVKQWSEVLEMINLRYSGEAPGFFSGAPDFTQSTVKPLLREMGRLSQHQAAEVLGYDEIQGTKVLREQIARLLLDSNCVVNADDIVVTNGCHEALSIAIRAVCEPGDIVAVESPSFHGTMQMLRGYGLKVVEIPTDSVTGMSLEALELVLEQWPIKAIFLVPNCNNPQGFIMPDARKKAVLSLAKRYDIAIIEDDVYGELTYEYPRPMTIKSLDVGDCVLLCGSFSKTLAPGLRIGWIVPGRYLDRVLHMKYIGTGSTSVFTQHAIAGFIREGHYHRHLRRMRQQYQRNLDHFSCRVRQYFPCGICVSRPQGGFLLWIELPENVDVERFNLLLREEKIYVASGSLFSASGKYRNCLRLNYALPLDAVTEAALKRVGEIAEQALENT from the coding sequence ATGACGCGTTACCAACATCTTGCCACGCTGCTGGCTGAGCGCATTGAGCAGGGGCTATATCAAAGCGGGGAGCGTTTGCCCTCGGTGCGTAGCCTGAGCAGCGAACATGGCGTCAGTATCAGCACCGTGCAACAGGCGTATCACGTTCTGGAAGACCAGCAGCTGATTTCCCCTCAGCCACGCTCCGGCTACTTTGTTTCGCCGCGCAAAGCCGTGCCGCCGCTTCCACGCCTTTCGCGTCCCGCACGTTGGCCCGTGGAAGTTAAGCAATGGAGTGAAGTGCTGGAGATGATTAATCTCCGCTACAGCGGTGAAGCGCCGGGATTTTTCAGTGGAGCGCCTGATTTCACGCAATCGACCGTCAAGCCGCTATTGCGGGAGATGGGCAGATTGAGCCAGCACCAGGCCGCTGAAGTACTGGGTTATGACGAAATTCAGGGCACCAAAGTGCTGCGTGAACAAATTGCCCGTCTGTTGCTGGACAGCAACTGTGTGGTGAACGCTGACGATATTGTGGTGACCAACGGTTGCCACGAAGCGCTGTCGATTGCCATTCGTGCGGTCTGTGAACCGGGGGATATCGTGGCGGTTGAGTCGCCATCATTCCACGGCACCATGCAGATGCTGCGAGGCTATGGCCTGAAAGTGGTGGAGATCCCAACCGACTCTGTGACCGGGATGAGCCTGGAGGCGCTGGAGCTGGTGCTTGAACAGTGGCCGATTAAAGCGATTTTTCTGGTGCCGAACTGCAATAACCCTCAGGGGTTTATTATGCCAGACGCGCGTAAAAAGGCCGTACTCAGTCTGGCGAAACGCTACGACATTGCCATTATCGAAGATGACGTTTACGGCGAGCTTACCTACGAGTACCCACGCCCGATGACCATTAAATCTCTGGACGTCGGTGACTGCGTTTTACTTTGTGGCTCATTTTCTAAAACGCTGGCACCCGGCCTGCGTATTGGCTGGATTGTTCCCGGCCGCTATCTCGACCGCGTCCTGCACATGAAGTATATCGGGACCGGCAGTACGTCGGTCTTTACTCAGCATGCGATTGCCGGGTTTATCCGCGAAGGCCACTATCACCGCCACCTGAGACGTATGAGGCAACAATACCAGCGGAATCTCGATCACTTTTCCTGCCGTGTGAGGCAGTACTTCCCCTGCGGCATTTGCGTTAGCCGACCGCAAGGCGGTTTTCTACTTTGGATTGAGCTGCCGGAAAACGTTGATGTGGAACGCTTTAACCTCCTGCTACGGGAAGAGAAAATATACGTCGCCAGTGGGTCACTCTTTTCTGCTTCCGGCAAATATCGCAATTGCCTGCGTCTTAACTATGCTTTGCCTCTCGATGCCGTCACCGAGGCGGCGCTAAAGCGAGTGGGTGAAATCGCCGAGCAAGCGCTAGAAAATACCTGA
- a CDS encoding autotransporter outer membrane beta-barrel domain-containing protein, which translates to MKNKALTLIPVCLVGFTGALPLSASAACSSSTPNSGDTVTCSGSGIPPVVATAGSNNVTINLDSTVSGSYSLTTQATPFSVDSGSNINNAGALTLSDNGTGVANRGALLLGVNNGNTLTNGATGMLTTTGAYNDGMAANGNNNTLINNGTIITSGNNSYGMTAAWGQSNPGAAGNTITNTGTISTSGNNARAISLLGGSGTVNNSGTLTTSGRDAPTVFLQGNNATLNNSGLIQTTGTASSSGSVDGVVANTLGSSFNTTINNLAGGKIISNNGIGIRSTNGNITITNAGLIQGGSGTAILSGNGSISLILQTGSQIVGLADGGLGNNSVTLEGTGSATNDFVNFKTLTMNGSDWTWAGNGSFATALMQSGTFDLAGTLGNASAPVAVTVVNGATLGGYGTVNGDVVNGGRIAVANALTAHANAMPGNFQINGNLTNTGLVQLGGSGVGNSLTVAGNYSGQNGMIALNSVLAGDGAESDKLILSGGSASGSSTLKVTNLGGAGAPIVADGIQVVQATNGATSTANAFTLSGGTVSAGAYSYYLAKGGVSDGSGGSWYLRNTVVPDSTTSVTPAEETPESIVDASHGNETLNVYRPEVALYAEAPAVARQLNLQQIDTFHDRQGEQSLLSGDNKAPAFWARSWGSHADIHQSGDVNPSFNGTLWGLQLGQDLYTATEDSGATYHVGILFGFSRATGDVDGFALAKQGMRVGKMQLNNYNYGGYWTRVTASGWYTDAVLMGSALRLNTNSVNEVNASSSGNAVTGSVETGLPVSLGEGVTLEPQAQLVWQRTSLDSLHDGVSDVRWNNGNTWQGRVGARLQWAFEASGVNWKPYLRANVLRSFGQDDETAFDGSTTIANSIGQTAGQIGAGLVAQVSQNGSLYATTGYLTNFGGERQRVVTGNVGVRWIW; encoded by the coding sequence ATGAAAAATAAGGCTTTGACTCTGATTCCCGTCTGTCTGGTCGGTTTCACCGGCGCGCTTCCTTTATCCGCCTCCGCCGCCTGTTCGTCGTCAACGCCGAATAGCGGGGATACCGTGACCTGTAGCGGTTCGGGTATTCCGCCGGTGGTTGCCACCGCAGGCAGTAATAACGTCACGATTAATCTCGACTCAACCGTGAGCGGGAGCTATTCGCTGACCACCCAGGCGACGCCGTTTTCGGTGGACAGCGGCAGTAATATCAACAACGCCGGGGCGCTGACTCTCTCTGATAACGGCACGGGCGTGGCGAACCGTGGGGCGCTGCTGCTGGGCGTGAATAACGGTAATACGCTGACTAATGGCGCTACGGGAATGCTGACCACCACCGGGGCCTACAACGACGGCATGGCTGCTAACGGCAATAACAATACGCTGATCAATAACGGCACTATCATCACCAGCGGCAATAACTCTTACGGCATGACGGCGGCCTGGGGGCAGAGTAATCCTGGCGCTGCAGGAAATACCATCACCAATACCGGTACTATCTCCACGTCGGGGAATAACGCCAGGGCCATTTCGCTGCTGGGTGGCAGCGGCACGGTGAATAACAGCGGGACACTGACCACTTCCGGGCGGGACGCGCCCACGGTGTTTTTGCAGGGTAACAACGCCACGCTAAATAACAGCGGCCTGATTCAGACCACCGGCACCGCCTCTTCCAGCGGCAGCGTGGACGGCGTGGTAGCGAACACGCTCGGTAGCAGTTTTAACACCACGATCAACAACCTGGCCGGCGGGAAAATCATTAGTAATAACGGCATAGGTATCCGGTCGACTAACGGTAATATCACCATCACCAACGCCGGGCTGATTCAGGGGGGAAGCGGCACGGCGATCCTTAGCGGCAACGGCAGCATTTCGTTGATCCTCCAGACCGGCTCACAAATTGTTGGCCTCGCCGATGGCGGGCTGGGCAATAACAGCGTGACGCTTGAGGGGACAGGCAGCGCCACAAATGATTTTGTTAACTTCAAAACGTTAACCATGAATGGCAGCGACTGGACGTGGGCCGGAAATGGCTCATTTGCTACGGCATTGATGCAAAGTGGAACCTTTGATTTAGCCGGAACGCTCGGCAATGCTTCTGCACCCGTGGCGGTGACGGTGGTCAACGGCGCTACCCTGGGGGGTTACGGTACCGTCAATGGCGATGTTGTTAATGGCGGCAGAATTGCTGTCGCAAATGCATTAACAGCGCATGCAAACGCTATGCCCGGTAACTTCCAGATTAACGGCAACCTGACCAACACAGGGCTTGTTCAGCTTGGTGGCAGCGGCGTGGGGAATAGCCTGACCGTAGCCGGAAACTATAGCGGTCAGAACGGCATGATTGCGCTGAATAGTGTTCTGGCGGGGGACGGGGCTGAGTCGGATAAGCTTATCCTCAGCGGCGGTAGCGCTTCGGGCAGCAGCACGTTGAAGGTCACTAATCTCGGCGGCGCCGGGGCGCCAATTGTGGCCGATGGTATTCAGGTGGTGCAGGCCACTAACGGCGCGACCAGCACGGCGAATGCCTTCACTCTTTCGGGGGGCACCGTTAGCGCAGGGGCATATTCCTATTATCTCGCCAAAGGCGGCGTCTCCGACGGCAGCGGCGGGAGTTGGTATCTGCGCAATACTGTCGTACCGGACTCGACAACGTCGGTCACCCCGGCAGAAGAAACGCCTGAGTCCATCGTGGATGCGTCTCACGGCAATGAGACGCTGAACGTTTACCGACCAGAAGTTGCGCTGTACGCCGAAGCGCCCGCCGTTGCCCGCCAGCTTAACCTGCAGCAGATCGACACCTTCCATGACCGCCAGGGCGAGCAGAGCCTGCTGAGCGGCGATAACAAAGCGCCGGCCTTCTGGGCCAGAAGCTGGGGAAGCCACGCGGATATTCATCAAAGTGGAGATGTAAACCCGTCCTTCAATGGCACATTGTGGGGGCTGCAGCTGGGGCAGGATTTGTATACCGCCACTGAGGATAGCGGGGCGACATATCACGTCGGTATCCTGTTCGGATTCTCCAGAGCGACCGGGGACGTTGATGGTTTTGCACTGGCGAAACAGGGCATGCGCGTCGGCAAAATGCAGCTGAATAACTACAACTACGGCGGCTACTGGACAAGGGTTACGGCCTCCGGCTGGTATACGGACGCAGTGTTAATGGGCAGCGCGCTGCGGCTGAATACTAACTCGGTCAACGAGGTGAATGCTTCATCCAGCGGCAATGCGGTGACCGGCTCCGTTGAGACGGGGCTGCCCGTTTCCCTCGGCGAAGGGGTGACGCTTGAACCTCAGGCACAGCTGGTCTGGCAAAGAACCTCGCTGGATTCGCTGCATGATGGCGTTTCCGATGTTCGCTGGAACAATGGCAACACCTGGCAGGGACGGGTTGGGGCCCGGCTGCAGTGGGCGTTTGAGGCGAGCGGCGTGAACTGGAAGCCTTATCTGCGCGCCAATGTGCTGCGGTCATTCGGTCAGGATGATGAAACCGCTTTCGATGGCAGCACGACGATCGCTAATAGCATTGGGCAAACGGCCGGGCAAATTGGAGCGGGGCTGGTGGCGCAGGTGAGCCAGAACGGCAGCCTATATGCTACGACAGGCTACCTGACAAACTTCGGCGGCGAGCGGCAGCGGGTAGTGACGGGGAATGTCGGCGTGCGCTGGATCTGGTGA
- the mtlD gene encoding mannitol-1-phosphate 5-dehydrogenase: MKALHFGAGNIGRGFIGKLLADAGLQLTFADVNQVVLDALNARHSYQVHVVGEQQQIDTVSNVNAVSSIGDDVVALIAQVDLITTAVGPVVLERIAPTLAKGLELRRANGNETPLNIIACENMVRGTSQLKEHVKKALSAEAWAWVEQHVGFVDSAVDRIVPPSESATNDPLEVTVETFSEWIVDKTQFKGDLPNIPGMELTDNLMAFVERKLFTLNTGHAITAYLGQLAGHQTIRDAILDEKVRAVVKGAMEESGAVLIKRYGFEADKHAAYIKKILGRFENPYLKDDVERVGRQPLRKLSAGDRLVKPLLGTIEYGLPHVNLIKGIAAAMHYHSEQDPQAQELKQLLAEKGPQAALAEVSGLDANSEAVTEAVKAYNAIA; encoded by the coding sequence ATGAAAGCATTACATTTTGGTGCAGGTAATATCGGTCGTGGCTTTATCGGTAAACTGCTGGCGGACGCCGGTCTGCAGCTGACTTTTGCCGACGTAAACCAGGTGGTTCTGGATGCCCTGAACGCGCGTCACAGCTACCAGGTTCACGTAGTGGGCGAGCAGCAGCAGATTGATACCGTCTCCAACGTGAATGCCGTCAGCAGCATTGGCGATGACGTTGTGGCCCTTATCGCTCAGGTTGATCTGATCACCACCGCCGTCGGCCCTGTTGTGCTTGAGCGCATCGCGCCAACGCTTGCCAAAGGCCTGGAGCTGCGCCGCGCGAACGGCAACGAAACGCCGCTGAACATCATCGCCTGTGAAAACATGGTGCGCGGCACCAGCCAGCTGAAAGAGCACGTCAAGAAAGCGCTGTCTGCCGAAGCGTGGGCGTGGGTTGAGCAGCACGTTGGCTTTGTCGATTCTGCGGTTGACCGCATCGTTCCGCCGTCTGAGTCCGCCACCAACGATCCGCTGGAAGTGACCGTTGAGACCTTTAGCGAGTGGATTGTCGATAAAACCCAGTTTAAAGGTGACCTGCCGAACATTCCTGGCATGGAACTTACTGATAATCTTATGGCGTTTGTCGAGCGCAAGCTCTTCACGCTGAATACCGGGCATGCTATAACCGCGTACCTCGGTCAGCTGGCCGGGCACCAGACTATCCGCGATGCCATTCTTGATGAGAAAGTGCGCGCCGTAGTGAAAGGGGCGATGGAAGAGAGCGGCGCGGTGCTGATTAAGCGCTACGGCTTTGAAGCCGACAAACACGCCGCGTATATCAAGAAAATCCTCGGTCGTTTCGAAAACCCGTATCTGAAGGATGACGTGGAACGCGTTGGCCGCCAGCCGCTGCGTAAACTCAGCGCGGGTGACCGCCTGGTTAAGCCGCTGCTGGGGACAATTGAGTACGGTTTGCCTCACGTGAACCTGATTAAAGGGATTGCGGCGGCAATGCACTACCACAGCGAGCAGGACCCGCAGGCGCAGGAGCTGAAACAACTGCTGGCGGAGAAAGGCCCGCAGGCGGCGCTGGCGGAAGTGTCCGGTCTGGATGCGAACAGCGAAGCCGTGACTGAGGCGGTGAAGGCGTATAACGCCATAGCGTAA
- a CDS encoding YibL family ribosome-associated protein produces the protein MKEIEKAEIKRLSDRLDAIRHEMPGLHLINEAEKYAELEKERQKLEIEIARLQAVRNQKLSKEAQKLVALPYKRAITKKEQADMGKLKKSVRGLVIVHPMTALGREMELTEMTGFSRTEF, from the coding sequence ATGAAAGAAATCGAAAAAGCAGAAATTAAACGCCTTAGCGACCGTCTGGACGCTATCCGCCACGAAATGCCAGGCCTGCACCTGATCAACGAAGCGGAAAAATATGCCGAGCTGGAAAAAGAGCGGCAGAAGCTGGAAATCGAAATTGCTCGCCTGCAGGCGGTGCGCAACCAGAAGCTGAGCAAAGAAGCGCAGAAGTTGGTGGCGCTGCCGTACAAGCGTGCGATTACCAAAAAAGAGCAGGCTGATATGGGCAAGCTCAAGAAAAGCGTGCGTGGCCTGGTGATTGTCCATCCGATGACCGCTTTGGGTCGTGAGATGGAACTGACCGAGATGACCGGTTTCTCCCGCACGGAATTCTGA
- a CDS encoding PTS mannitol transporter subunit IICBA, with amino-acid sequence MSSDIKIKVQSFGRFLSNMVMPNIGAFIAWGIITALFIPTGWLPNETLAKLVGPMITYLLPLLIGFTGGRLIGGDRGGVVGAITTMGVIVGADMPMFLGAMIAGPLGGWAIKHFDKWVDGKIKSGFEMLVNNFSAGIIGMILAILAFLGIGPAVEVLSKVLAAGVNFMVVHDMLPLASIFVEPAKILFLNNAINHGIFSPLGIQQSHELGKSIFFLIEANPGPGMGVLLAYMFFGRGNAKQSAGGAAIIHFLGGIHEIYFPYVLMNPRLILAVILGGMTGVFTLTVLNGGLVSPASPGSILAVLAMTPKGAYFANIAAICAAMIVSFVVSAILLKTSKVKEEDDIEAAARRMQEMKAESKGGAAPLAVGAGLSNDLSHVRKIIVACDAGMGSSAMGAGVLRKKVNDAGLKNISVTNCAINSLPDDVDLVITHRDLTERAMRQVPQAQHISLTNFLDSSLYANLVERLLASQNLSQKEEKVMHSLEDSFVSSEDAVFKLGAGNVFLGLKASNKEEAIRFAGEQLVNGGYVQPEYVDAMFEREKLTPTYLGEGIAVPHGTVEAKDRVLKTGVVFCQYPEGVHFGEEPEDVARLVIGIAARNNEHIQVITSLTNALDDESVIERLAHTTSVQEVLDLLAGKK; translated from the coding sequence GTTATGCCAAATATCGGGGCGTTTATCGCCTGGGGTATTATCACGGCCTTATTTATTCCTACCGGATGGTTGCCAAACGAAACGCTGGCGAAGCTGGTAGGCCCGATGATCACTTACCTGCTGCCGCTGCTGATCGGCTTTACCGGTGGTCGCCTGATTGGCGGTGACCGCGGCGGCGTGGTGGGTGCGATTACTACCATGGGCGTTATCGTCGGTGCAGATATGCCGATGTTCCTCGGCGCAATGATTGCGGGTCCTCTGGGCGGCTGGGCAATCAAGCACTTCGACAAATGGGTCGACGGTAAAATCAAATCCGGCTTTGAAATGCTGGTGAACAACTTCTCTGCCGGTATCATCGGGATGATCCTGGCGATTCTGGCATTCCTCGGCATCGGCCCGGCGGTTGAAGTCCTGTCCAAAGTTCTGGCGGCAGGCGTTAACTTCATGGTTGTGCACGACATGCTGCCGCTGGCGTCTATCTTTGTAGAACCGGCCAAAATCCTGTTCCTGAACAACGCCATCAACCACGGTATCTTCTCGCCGCTGGGTATTCAGCAGTCCCACGAGCTGGGCAAATCCATCTTCTTCCTGATTGAAGCGAACCCGGGTCCGGGTATGGGTGTTCTGCTGGCGTACATGTTCTTTGGGCGCGGTAACGCCAAGCAGTCTGCTGGCGGCGCGGCTATCATCCACTTCCTGGGCGGTATCCACGAAATTTACTTCCCGTACGTGCTGATGAACCCACGTCTGATCCTGGCCGTTATCCTCGGCGGTATGACCGGCGTGTTCACCCTGACCGTGCTGAACGGCGGCCTGGTATCTCCGGCATCCCCTGGTTCCATCCTGGCGGTACTGGCGATGACGCCGAAAGGCGCGTACTTCGCTAACATCGCGGCTATCTGTGCGGCAATGATTGTTTCCTTCGTGGTCTCCGCCATTCTGCTGAAAACCAGCAAAGTGAAAGAAGAAGACGACATCGAAGCTGCGGCTCGCCGTATGCAGGAAATGAAAGCCGAATCCAAAGGTGGCGCAGCGCCGCTGGCGGTAGGTGCTGGCCTGTCTAACGACCTGAGCCACGTGCGTAAAATCATCGTTGCCTGTGACGCAGGTATGGGCTCCAGCGCCATGGGCGCAGGCGTGCTGCGTAAGAAAGTGAACGACGCTGGCCTGAAAAACATCTCCGTGACCAACTGCGCGATCAACAGCCTGCCGGACGACGTTGACCTGGTGATTACCCACCGCGACCTGACCGAGCGTGCGATGCGCCAGGTGCCGCAGGCACAGCACATCTCCCTGACTAACTTCCTCGACAGCAGCCTGTACGCCAACCTGGTTGAGCGCCTGTTGGCTTCTCAGAACCTGAGTCAGAAAGAAGAAAAAGTGATGCACAGCCTGGAAGACAGCTTTGTTTCCAGCGAAGACGCGGTGTTCAAGCTGGGCGCGGGTAACGTGTTCCTCGGCCTGAAAGCCAGCAATAAAGAAGAAGCGATTCGCTTTGCCGGTGAACAGCTGGTGAACGGCGGCTACGTGCAGCCGGAATACGTGGACGCGATGTTTGAGCGTGAAAAACTGACCCCGACTTATCTGGGCGAAGGTATTGCGGTTCCTCATGGCACCGTGGAAGCGAAAGATCGCGTGCTGAAAACCGGCGTGGTTTTCTGCCAGTATCCGGAAGGCGTTCACTTTGGTGAAGAGCCGGAAGACGTGGCTCGCCTGGTTATCGGGATTGCTGCCCGCAATAACGAACACATCCAGGTGATCACCAGCCTGACCAACGCGCTGGATGATGAGTCGGTGATTGAGCGCCTGGCGCACACCACCAGCGTTCAGGAAGTGTTGGATCTGCTGGCCGGTAAGAAATAG
- a CDS encoding DUF1471 domain-containing protein produces the protein MKSIKYFAVVMTLAASFSGFAAEAQPAASQKMGTVSVSGASNLDSLQHQLQQKAEQAGAKSIRIVSAGGDNKMYGVAEIYN, from the coding sequence ATGAAAAGCATCAAATATTTTGCCGTAGTTATGACTCTCGCTGCTTCCTTCTCCGGTTTTGCTGCGGAAGCACAGCCAGCTGCCAGCCAGAAAATGGGCACCGTATCGGTAAGCGGCGCGTCTAACCTCGACAGCCTGCAACACCAGCTGCAGCAGAAAGCCGAGCAGGCAGGCGCGAAGTCTATCCGCATTGTTTCCGCCGGTGGCGATAACAAAATGTACGGCGTGGCTGAAATCTACAACTAA
- a CDS encoding DHCW motif cupin fold protein, whose protein sequence is MNITDLPFTTTDWATLTPTEHPGITGKALWRTQQFGPIRVRMVEYTAGYLADHWCQKGHVLLCLKGELQTELEDGRQFTLTPGMSYQVADGAEPHRSSTASGAVLFIVD, encoded by the coding sequence ATGAACATCACCGACCTGCCTTTTACTACCACCGACTGGGCAACTCTCACCCCTACCGAACATCCCGGCATTACCGGCAAAGCGCTGTGGCGCACGCAGCAGTTTGGGCCGATCCGCGTGCGCATGGTGGAATACACCGCCGGCTATCTGGCCGATCACTGGTGCCAAAAAGGACACGTTTTGCTGTGCCTGAAGGGCGAGCTGCAAACTGAGCTCGAAGATGGCCGCCAGTTTACGCTAACCCCGGGGATGAGCTACCAGGTGGCAGACGGCGCGGAGCCTCACCGCTCCTCAACGGCATCAGGTGCAGTCCTGTTTATTGTGGATTAA